The Streptomyces sp. NBC_01463 DNA window CTCCTCGACGAGGTCGGCCTGCGGACGTCCGGCGAGGCGCCGCGCCAGCACAAAGGCGGTGCGCTCGACGCGCTCGGCCAGATGCGGGGGCACCCGGCCGGTCTCCACCGCGTACCGGTCGCGGGGCAGGCAGCGGGCGTTGCCGTGGCAGAGTCCGAGCGGGGCGGGCCCGCCGCGGGGCGCGCCGTCGTGAGGGAAGCCGGCGAACCTCGGGTCGGTGAGCGCGGTGGCCACGTCGTCGTACCGGCTGACCAGCCAGGCGCCCAGCGGCGCGTCGTAGCTGAGCGGGTACTCCTCGCGGAGCACCCGGTAGAGCCGGTACGGGTCGTGGGCGGCGCCCGGCGCGAGGAGGCTGGGGCCGCCGCCGGCCCGGGCCCGGGCGCGGCGGCGCGCGGCCGGGGAGCGGACGGTGCGGCGTTCGGGCGAGGACATCGGGGCCGGTATCTCACCGGGCGCGTCTGCCTGCATGACGTACCCCCGGGGCATCAGGTGCGCCGGTGTGCGGCGCTCTCCCCCTCAGGGGATCACCTGAACGGGCCCCTCGCAGTCGGCGTGCGGCCGTCCGGGTGACAACGCGGTCACCGTGCGCCGCGGTCCCGGTCGCCGGGGGGCCTGGAGGCGCCGAGCAGCGCCGTGAAGGCGGCGGCCGCGCCGGTCAGCTCGACGCGGGAGAACACGGCGAGCTCCCGGACCCACGGCGGGTCGGCGGTCAGCACCGCGCAGTCCTCGCCGACCGCTCCGCGGACGACGTGCGCGGGGGCCGTGGCGACGCCGACCCCGGCGGCCGCCATCCGTACCGCGGTCGAGGTGTGCTCGGTGCGCACGGCGGTGCGGGGTTCGAATCCGGCCCGGGCGCAGGCCCAGTCCAGGAACGGGCGGCCCTCCACGACCGCCTCCATCGCACACCGCACCCAGGGCCGGTCGGCGAGCTCGTGGAGACGTACGGAGGACCGTCCGGCCAGCGGGTCGTCGAACGGGACGACCAGGACGATGTCCTCCGCACCGATCGGGACGACCGGTCCCGGCCAGTGCCGGGGCGGCGGCCCGACGGCGAGGTCGGCGGTGCCGCGCTCGATCTGTTCCTCCAGGGCGTCGGTGGTGGCGTACTCGTGCAGGACGAGACCGACCCCGGGGTGCGTGCCGCGCCAGCGGGCGAAGACGTCGGGGAGGATGCCGACGGCGATCGCGTGCACGGTGGCGATGTGCAGTTCGCCTCCCTCCGCACCCGCCGCCGCGCGCGCCGCCCGTCGGGCCTGGGCGGCGCTGCGCACGGACCGTTCGGCGTGCGGCAGGAACGCCCGGCCCATCGGGGTCAGCCGGGCACCGCGCGGCAGCCGTTCGAGCAGGGCGCCGCCGGTTTCCCGCTCCAGGGCCTTGATCTGGTGGGACAGCGCGGGCTGGGTGACGTGGAGGCGTTCGGCGGCCCGGGTGAAGGAGGCCTCCTCGACGACCGTGAGGAAGTACTCCATCTGACGCAGGCTCATCGCTCCGCCTTCCGCTCGCTGCCATGAACATCGTGCATCGAACCCACACAAACATTGCCTTGGACTCATGACAAGGGCTGGGCGGAGGCTGAGGACATGACACAGACACAGGTCAAGGGCCGGGCGGAACACATCGACGAGACCGATGTCGTGATCATCGGCGGCGGTACGGGCGGCTATTCGACCGCGCTGCGGGCGGCGGCGCTCGGGCTGGAGGTGGTCCTCGCCGAGCGCGACAAGGTGGGCGGCACCTGTCTGCACCGGGGCTGCATCCCCAGCAAGGCGATGCTGCACGCCGCCGAGCTGGTCGACGGCATCGCGGAGGCACGGGAGCGGTGGGGCGTGAAGGCGAGCCTGGAGTCGGTGGACTGGCAGGCCCTCGTCGCCACCCGCGACGACATCGTGGCCCGCAACCACCGGGGCGTGGAGGGTCATCTGGCCCACGCGGCGGTCGAAGTGGTGCACGGCAGTGCGGAGTTGACCGGCCCGCGCAGTGTCCGGATCGACGGGTACGGAGACGTCACCGCCCGGCGCGGCATCGTGCTCGCGACCGGGTCACGACCGCGGATGCTGCCCGGTCTCGCGGCCGACGGCACGCGCGTGGTCACCAGTGACGACGCCCCGTTCGCCCCCGGGCTGCCGGACTCGGTCCTGGTGCTGGGCGGCGGGGCGATCGGGGTGGAGTACGCCTCGCTGCACCGGTCGATGGGGGCGCGGGTCACGCTGGTGGAGGCCGCCGACCGGCTCGTCCCGCTGGAGGACGCGGATGTGTCCCGTCATCTGACCAGGGGTCTGAAGAAGCGCGGGATCGACGTGCGGACAGGGGCCCGGCTGGTGGAGGCCACGGTGCTCGGGGGCGGGGTCCGTGCCACGGTCCGCACCCCGCGCGGCGAGGTCCGCACGGTGGAGGCGGAGCGGCTGCTCGTCGCGGTGGGCCGGGTCCCGGTGACGGACGGGCTGGGGCTGGCGGCCGCGGGCCTCGCCCCCGACCGGCGCGGATACGTGGCGCCGGCGGACTGGTCACGGCTGGAGACGGCGGTGCCGGGCATCCATGTGGTCGGGGACCTGCTCCCGCCGCCGTCCCTCGGGCTGGCCCACGCGTCCTTCGCCGAGGGGCTGCTGGTGGCCGAGACGCTGGCCGGCCTCCGTCCGGCGCCGGTGGACTACGCCGCGGTGCCCCGGGTCACGTACTCCGCCCCGCAGACAGCGTCGGTGGGTCTGACCGAGGCGCAGGCCCGCGACGCCGGGCACGAGGTCGCGGTCGGCACGATGCCGCTGACGGCCGTCGCCAAGGGGATGGTGCACGGGCAGGGCGGCATGGTGAAGGTCGTCACGGAGCGGGGCGGCCGGGTCCTCGGTGTGCACCTGGTCGGGCCGCACGTCTCGGAGATGATCGCCGAGAGCCAGCTGATCGTCGGCTGGGACGCCGAACCGTCCGACGTGGCCCGGCACATCCACGCGCACCCGACGCTCTCGGAGGCGGTCGGCGAGGCCTTCCTCACCCTGGCGGGCCGCGGCCTGCACCAGCGGGCGTGAACGCCTTCCCGATCCGGACGGGACAGCCCCTAGGCGGGCGGCCGGAGCGTGGGTGCGGAGAGCCGGAAGGTCATCCGGCCGAAGCTCACCTGGTCGCCCTCGCGCACCGAGACCGTGCCGGTGACGCGCTGGCCGTTGACGCAGGTGCCGTTGGTGGAGCCGAGATCGCGCAGCACCCATCGGCCCGCGTGCGCGGTGAGTTCGGCGTGCATCCGGGAGACCGTCTCGTGGCTGAGGCGGAGTCCGTTGCCCGGGTCGCGGCCGATGCGCAGGGGGTGCGGGCTCGGTGCCGGCAGCAGCAGCTTGGGCAGCCGCTCGGACCGCCACGCCCTGCGTACCCGCTCGGGGAAACCGGAGACCCCGCTGACCACCCGGAACAGCTGCCGCGACCAGCGGCCCTCGCTCTCCAGGTCGGCGGTGAGCGCCTCCAGTTGCTCGGAGCGGTTCGCGGTCAGGGCCAGTTCCATGCGCCGCATGAAGGTGTCGTGCGAGAGCCTGCCTTGTGCCGCGCCCTCCCTGAGCACACCGAGAACACGGTCGCGCTGGGCGTCGGAGAGCCGCGCGGGATACGTGTGGAACTCGGAGGAGGACGTCACACGGCCAATTGTCGGGCCGACGGCCCCGGGGTGTCCAGAACAACCCCGTTTTCCGCCCTCGCTGACCTGCACGGCCCCGGAATACCCGCAGGCGGCGTGCCCGGGTCGTTGCTACTGTCGGCGGCCGTGCCGTCCAGGCGACCGCCGGGACGAGCCCGTATACCTGTGGGGGATCCGTGCCCGGCGCACCACTCGAAACGACCGTCCGCCCGATCACCGGCCCGGAGGAGCTCGATCTCTTCTGCCGGCTGTCCTACGTCCTCGACCACGAGCTCGCCGACGACCTCGCGACGGGCCGCCGCCGTCCGGAGTGGATGTGGGTGGCGCTGCGGGGCGACCGGGTGCTGGCGCGGATCGCCTGGTGGAGCAAGGACGGCAGGGAGCCGCTCTTCCTCGACTTCTTCGACCTGGACGACACCCTGCCCGAGCCCGAACGCGGCGAGGCCGGGCTGCGGCTGCTGGAGGCGGCGACCGCGGCGGTCGTCCCGGCCGGCGCCCCGCGTCCCGAGTACGGGCGTTACGTCCCGCCGGACTGGCGTGAGGACCCGGTGGCCCGTGACGTCGTCGAGGCCCGCATCCGGGTCATGGAACGCACCGGCGCCCGGCTGCTCGTGGAGCGGCTGCGCCTGGAGTGGCGTGCGGGCACTCCCGTGCCCGCCGGCAGCGGACGGCTGCGGTTCCGGCCGGTCGCCGGGCGGGAGGATCTCCTCGCCCTGATGACGCCGGTGATGGAGGGCACCCTCGACGCCCACGGTCGGCAGGACCTGGCGT harbors:
- a CDS encoding GNAT family N-acetyltransferase; the encoded protein is MPGAPLETTVRPITGPEELDLFCRLSYVLDHELADDLATGRRRPEWMWVALRGDRVLARIAWWSKDGREPLFLDFFDLDDTLPEPERGEAGLRLLEAATAAVVPAGAPRPEYGRYVPPDWREDPVARDVVEARIRVMERTGARLLVERLRLEWRAGTPVPAGSGRLRFRPVAGREDLLALMTPVMEGTLDAHGRQDLASGLSAREAAEKHYDEELAHYSTPQEWWRVAELPDGEPAGFVIPARNSYNPIIAYIGVVPAHRGHGYIDELLAEGTRVLAGQEGVERIRAATDLGNVPMAKSFARLGYVNFERAFDMVWDA
- a CDS encoding FHA domain-containing protein, whose translation is MTSSSEFHTYPARLSDAQRDRVLGVLREGAAQGRLSHDTFMRRMELALTANRSEQLEALTADLESEGRWSRQLFRVVSGVSGFPERVRRAWRSERLPKLLLPAPSPHPLRIGRDPGNGLRLSHETVSRMHAELTAHAGRWVLRDLGSTNGTCVNGQRVTGTVSVREGDQVSFGRMTFRLSAPTLRPPA
- a CDS encoding LysR family transcriptional regulator, translated to MSLRQMEYFLTVVEEASFTRAAERLHVTQPALSHQIKALERETGGALLERLPRGARLTPMGRAFLPHAERSVRSAAQARRAARAAAGAEGGELHIATVHAIAVGILPDVFARWRGTHPGVGLVLHEYATTDALEEQIERGTADLAVGPPPRHWPGPVVPIGAEDIVLVVPFDDPLAGRSSVRLHELADRPWVRCAMEAVVEGRPFLDWACARAGFEPRTAVRTEHTSTAVRMAAAGVGVATAPAHVVRGAVGEDCAVLTADPPWVRELAVFSRVELTGAAAAFTALLGASRPPGDRDRGAR
- the lpdA gene encoding dihydrolipoyl dehydrogenase, yielding MTQTQVKGRAEHIDETDVVIIGGGTGGYSTALRAAALGLEVVLAERDKVGGTCLHRGCIPSKAMLHAAELVDGIAEARERWGVKASLESVDWQALVATRDDIVARNHRGVEGHLAHAAVEVVHGSAELTGPRSVRIDGYGDVTARRGIVLATGSRPRMLPGLAADGTRVVTSDDAPFAPGLPDSVLVLGGGAIGVEYASLHRSMGARVTLVEAADRLVPLEDADVSRHLTRGLKKRGIDVRTGARLVEATVLGGGVRATVRTPRGEVRTVEAERLLVAVGRVPVTDGLGLAAAGLAPDRRGYVAPADWSRLETAVPGIHVVGDLLPPPSLGLAHASFAEGLLVAETLAGLRPAPVDYAAVPRVTYSAPQTASVGLTEAQARDAGHEVAVGTMPLTAVAKGMVHGQGGMVKVVTERGGRVLGVHLVGPHVSEMIAESQLIVGWDAEPSDVARHIHAHPTLSEAVGEAFLTLAGRGLHQRA